A region from the Triticum aestivum cultivar Chinese Spring chromosome 3D, IWGSC CS RefSeq v2.1, whole genome shotgun sequence genome encodes:
- the LOC123079908 gene encoding uncharacterized protein, protein MSLACLVCHGMSSPSQSFRSYSVSSSEEENRCGAAVACLSRKILAAGPANRVGTSKVTPVMATAQGIEGAPRLQRSRAVSRDLVRDWNFDEIVIGN, encoded by the coding sequence ATGAGTCTAGCTTGTCTCGTATGCCATGGCATGAGCAGCCCTTCACAGTCTTTCAGAAGCTATTCAGTCTCAAGCTCAGAGGAGGAAAACAGGTGTGGAGCTGCTGTTGCCTGCCTATCGCGGAAAATTTTGGCCGCAGGACCTGCTAACCGTGTGGGAACCTCAAAGGTGACACCTGTAATGGCCACTGCACAAGGCATCGAGGGTGCTCCTCGCCTTCAACGGAGCCGTGCTGTTTCAAGGGATCTTGTCAGGGACTGGAACTTCGACGAGATCGTTATTGGGAACTAG
- the LOC123079907 gene encoding zinc finger protein STOP1 homolog produces the protein MRKSSEISMKASSSMASDASGNTEPGQQGVRFSSMDQSCFARPGQSIPGYPPFFGPQSSNFYLPDDSVAKACDLFEPNPPQNNPVADWDPQAMLSNLTFLEQKIKQVKDIVQSMGNRGSQDAGGSCELAAKQQLVTADLTSIIIQLISTAGSMLPSMKTPLLSSNPAVRQLNTPGSPMGFGSIVNQRPSTIREEVVNDISKTSDYEELMNTLNTAHDEKDDLIKCPNPCVGEGPEPVPMEDHDVKESDDGGEAEHLPPGSYVVLQLEKEEILAPHTHFCVICGKGFKRDANLRMHMRGHGDEYKTPAALAKPMRDSGSDPTPVTRYSCPYVGCKRNKEHRKFQPLKTILCVKNHYKRSHCDKRYTCSRCNTKKFSVIADLKTHEKHCGRDKWLCSCGTTFSRKDKLFGHVALFQGHTPALPMDDIKASGALEQPQGSEAMDDMVASTGYNFPGSTSDGIPNLDMKVADDTRGYFSPLNFDPCFGALDDFARPGFDISENPFSFLPSGPGSCSFGQLSGDS, from the coding sequence ATGAGAAAAAGTTCAGAAATTTCCATGAAAGCTTCGTCGTCGATGGCAAGCGACGCGTCAGGGAACACTGAACCTGGCCAACAGGGTGTTCGTTTCAGTTCCATGGACCAGTCTTGCTTTGCAAGACCTGGCCAGTCAATCCCTGGCTACCCCCCATTCTTTGGCCCTCAATCTTCCAACTTTTACCTTCCTGATGACAGTGTGGCTAAAGCGTGTGATCTGTTTGAACCGAATCCTCCACAGAACAATCCTGTGGCTGATTGGGATCCTCAGGCCATGCTGAGCAACCTAACCTTCCTTGAGCAGAAGATCAAGCAGGTGAAAGATATCGTGCAGTCCATGGGTAACCGAGGGAGCCAAGATGCTGGTGGTTCCTGCGAGCTTGCTGCAAAGCAGCAGCTCGTCACCGCCGATCTCACTTCCATCATAATTCAGCTCATCTCAACTGCCGGCTCCATGCTTCCTTCCATGAAGACCCCGCTCCTTAGCAGCAATCCAGCGGTCAGGCAGCTCAACACGCCTGGTTCTCCCATGGGCTTTGGCTCGATCGTGAATCAGCGGCCAAGCACAATCAGGGAGGAGGTGGTTAATGACATTAGCAAGACCTCTGACTATGAGGAGCTGATGAATACCCTTAACACAGCCCATGATGAAAAGGATGATCTGATCAAATGCCCAAATCCTTGTGTCGGGGAAGGACCTGAGCCGGTTCCGATGGAAGACCATGACGTGAAGGAGAGCGATGATGGTGGCGAGGCAGAGCACCTCCCCCCTGGTTCTTATGTGGTCTTGCAATTGGAGAAGGAGGAAATTCTAGCACCACACACTCATTTCTGTGTGATATGTGGCAAGGGTTTCAAGAGGGATGCTAACCTAAGGATGCACATGAGGGGCCATGGAGACGAGTACAAGACTCCCGCAGCTCTTGCCAAACCCATGAGAGATTCTGGCTCAGATCCTACACCAGTTACAAGGTACTCGTGCCCATATGTCGGTTGCAAGCGGAACAAAGAGCACAGGAAGTTCCAGCCTCTCAAGACAATCTTGTGTGTGAAGAACCACTACAAGAGAAGCCACTGTGACAAGAGGTATACCTGCAGCCGATGCAACACCAAGAAGTTCTCAGTCATTGCTGACTTGAAGACTCATGAGAAGCACTGCGGGCGTGACAAGTGGCTCTGCTCATGTGGAACGACCTTCTCAAGAAAAGACAAGCTGTTCGGGCATGTCGCGCTTTTCCAAGGGCACACACCTGCTCTTCCAATGGATGATATCAAAGCATCAGGAGCATTGGAGCAGCCTCAGGGGAGCGAGGCGATGGACGACATGGTGGCGAGCACAGGGTATAACTTCCCAGGCAGCACGTCTGATGGTATTCCGAATCTAGACATGAAAGTTGCCGATGACACACGTGGTTATTTCTCGCCCTTGAACTTCGACCCGTGCTTCGGTGCCCTCGATGACTTTGCTCGCCCTGGATTCGACATCTCTGAGAACCCCTTCTCCTTCCTGCCTTCAGGACCGGGGTCGTGCAGTTTTGGGCAGCTTAGTGGCGACAGCTAA